A single window of Solanum dulcamara chromosome 5, daSolDulc1.2, whole genome shotgun sequence DNA harbors:
- the LOC129889606 gene encoding putative disease resistance protein RGA3, whose protein sequence is MAEAFLQILIDNITSFLEGELSLLLGFENEFENLSRRFSTIQAVLEDAQKKQLKDKAIKNWLQKLNAAAYKVDDILDECKYEAARLKQYRLGRCHPGIITFRHKIGKRMKEMMEKLDAIAKERMDFHLQENIIERQTARRETGFVLTEAKVYGRDKEEEEVVKILINNVSDAQEFSVLPILGMGGLGKTTLAQMVFNNQRVTEHFNLKIWVCVSDDFDEKRLIKAIVESIEGKSLGDMDLAPLQKKLQELLNGKRYFLVLDDVWNEDQEKWDNLREVLKVGASGASILITTRLEKVGSIMGTLQLYQLSNLSQEDCWLLFMQSAFGHQEEINPNLMAIGKEIVKKCGGVPLAAKTLGGILSFKREEREWEHVRDSEIWNLPQNESSILPALRLSYHHLPIDLRQCFVYCAVFPKDTEMKKETLIGFWMAHGFLLSKGNMELEDVGNEVWKELYLRSFFQEIEVISGETYFKMHDLIHDLATSLFSANTSSSNIREIRPKDYTHMMPIGFAKVVSSYSPSLLKQFVSLRVLNLSYLELEQLPSSIGDLIHLRYLNLSGNRMRSLPKQLCKLQNLQTLDLRNCQSLSCLPKQTSKLGSLRNLLIDHCYKLIPRTPRIPKYFLHRYCYKLTCMPPRIGSLTCLKTLDCFVVGRRKCSQLGELRNLNLYGSISIEHLERVKNDMDAKEANLSAKANLHSLSLSWDKYGPHRYESEEVKVLEALKPHPNILIFLEISGFIGFRLPDWINHSVLENVVSITIDGCKNCSCLPAFGELPCLESLNLHQGSMEVEYIEEDDVYSGRIRFPSLRKLSIADFFNLKGLVKKEGEEQFPVLEEMTIDNCPMFVFPTHSSVKKLNVRGDATGLSSISNLSTLTFLCISNNKEATSLPEEMFKSLANLEDLEIFNVKNLKELPNSLASLNALKHLEIQRCGALESLPEEGVKGLTSLTTLTISDCEMLKCLPDGLQHLTALTSLRIRKCLELRISAL, encoded by the exons ATGGCAGAAGCTTTCCTTCAAATTCTGATTGACAAtatcacttctttccttgaagGGGAACTTTCATTGCTTCTCGGTTTTGAAAATGAGTTTGAAAATCTTTCGAGAAGGTTTTCTACAATCCAAGCGGTGCTCGAAGATGCTCAGAAGAAGCAACTCAAGGACAAGGCAATTAAAAACTGGTTACAGAAACTCAATGCTGCTGCATATAAAGTTGATGACATATTGGACGAATGTAAATATGAGGCAGCAAGACTCAAGCAGTATCGACTAGGACGTTGTCATCCAGGGATTATCACTTTCCGTCACAAGATCGGGAAAAGGATGAAAGAGATGATGGAGAAACTAGATGCAATTGCTAAGGAAAGAATGGATTTTCATTTGCAAGAAAACATTATAGAGAGACAAACTGCTAGACGGGAAACAG GTTTTGTTTTAACTGAAGCAAAAGTTTACGGAAGGGacaaagaggaggaggaggtaGTGAAAATCTTGATAAACAATGTTAGTGATGCCCAAGAATTTTCGGTACTCCCAATACTTGGTATGGGGGGACTAGGAAAGACAACACTTGCCCAAATGGTCTTCAATAATCAGAGAGTGACAGAGCATTTCAATCTAAAGATATGGGTTTGTGTCTCAGATGATTTTGATGAGAAGAGGTTGATTAAGGCAATTGTAGAATCTATTGAAGGAAAGTCCCTGGGTGACATGGACTTGGCTCCCCTACAGAAAAAGCTTCAGGAGTTATTGAATGGAAAAAGATACTTTCTTGTTTTGGATGATGTTTGGAATGAAGATCAAGAAAAGTGGGataatcttagagaagtatTGAAGGTTGGAGCAAGTGGTGCTTCAATTCTAATTACTACTCGTCTTGAAAAGGTTGGATCAATTATGGGAACTTTGCAACTCTATCAGTTATCAAATTTGTCTCAAGAAGATTGTTGGTTGTTGTTCATGCAAAGTgc ATTTGGGCACCAAGAAGAAATAAATCCTAACCTTATGGCTATAGGAAAGGAGATTGTGAAAAAATGTGGTGGTGTGCCTCTAGCAGCCAAGACTCTTGGAGGTATTTTGAGCTtcaagagagaagaaagagaatgggAACATGTGAGAGATAGCGAGATTTGGAATTTACCTCAAAATGAAAGTTCTATTCTGCCTGCCCTGAGACTTAGTTATCATCATCTTCCAATTGATTTGAGACAATGCTTTGTGTATTGTGCGGTGTTCCCAAAGGACACcgaaatgaaaaaggaaactCTAATCGGTTTCTGGATGGCACACGGTTTTCTTTTATCAAAAGGAAACATGGAGCTAGAGGATGTGGGTAATGAAGTATGGAAAGAATTATACTTGAGGTCTTTCTTCCAAGAGATTGAAGTTATATCTGGTGAAACTTATTTCAAAATGCATGATCTCATTCATGATTTGGCTACATCTCTGTTTTCGGCAAACACATCAAGCAGCAATATCCGTGAAATAAGACCGAAAGATTATACACATATGATGCCCATTGGTTTTGCTAAAGTGGTGTCTTCTTACTCTCCTTCACTCTTGAAACAGTTTGTCTCGTTAAGGGTGCTTAATCTAAGTTACTTAGAACTTGAACAGTTACCTTCTTCCATTGGAGATCTTATACATTTAAGATACTTGAACCTGTCTGGCAATAGGATGCGTAGTCTTCCAAAGCAGTTATGCAAGCTTCAAAATCTGCAGACTCTTGATCTACGTAATTGCCAGTCACTTTCTTGTTTGCCAAAACAAACAAGTAAACTTGGTAGTCTCCGAAATCTTTTAATTGATCATTGTTATAAATTgattccccggaccccgcgcataccGAAATATTTTCTGCACCGTTATTGTTATAAATTGACTTGTATGCCACCAAGGATTGGATCCTTGACATGCCTTAAGACTCTAGATTGCTTTGTTGTGGGAAGGAGGAAATGTTCTCAACTTGGTGAACTACGAAATCTGAATCTCTATGGCTCAATTTCAATCGAACACCTTGAGAGAGTGAAGAATGATATGGATGCAAAAGAAGCCAATTTATCTGCCAAAGCAAATCTGCACTCTTTAAGCTTGAGTTGGGATAAATATGGACCACATAGATATGAATCAGAAGAAGTTAAAGTGCTTGAAGCCCTCAAACCACACCCCAATATTCTGATTTTTTTAGAGATCAGTGGCTTCATAGGATTCCGTCTCCCAGACTGGATTAATCACTCAGTTTTGGAAAATGTCGTATCTATTACAATTGATGGTTGCAAAAACTGCTCGTGCTTACCAGCCTTTGGTGAGCTGCCTTGTCTAGAAAGTCTAAATTTACACCAGGGGTCTATGGAGGTGGAGTATATTGAAGAGGATGATGTTTATTCTGGAAGAATAAGGTTTCCATCTCTGAGAAAACTTTCTATAGCCGATTTTTTTAATCTGAAAGGATTGGTGAAAAAGGAAGGAGAAGAGCAATTCCCTGTGCTTGAAGAGATGACGATTGATAACTGCCCTATGTTTGTTTTTCCGACCCATTCTTCTGTCAAGAAATTGAATGTTAGGGGGGATGCAACAGGTTTGAGCTCCATATCTAATCTTAGCACTCTTACTTTCCTCTGCATTAGCAATAACAAAGAAGCTACTTCACTCCCAGAAGAGATGTTCAAAAGCCTTGCAAATCTCGAAGACTTGGAAATCTTTAACGTCAAGAATCTCAAAGAGCTTCCTAACAGCCTGGCTAGTCTCAATGCTTTGAAGCATCTGGAAATTCAACGGTGTGGTGCACTAGAGAGTCTCCCCGAGGAAGGGGTGAAAGGTTTAACTTCACTCACGACGTTGACTATTTCTGACTGTGAGATGCTAAAATGTTTACCCGACGGATTGCAGCACCTAACAGCCCTCACAAGTTTAAGAATTAGGAAATGTCTAGAATTAAgaattagcgcactataa
- the LOC129889607 gene encoding putative disease resistance protein RGA1, whose product MAEAFIQVVLDNLTSFLKGELVLLFGFENEFQRLSSIFSTIQAVLEDAQEKQLKDKPLENWLHKLNAATYEVDDILDEYKTKATRFLQSEYGRYHPKAIPFRHKVGKRMDQVMKKLDAIAEERKNFHLQEKIIERQAARRETGSILTEQQVYGRDKEEDEVVKILINNVSDTQELSVLPILGMGGLGKTTLAQMVFNNQRVTEHFKLKIWVCVSDDFDEKRLIKAIVESIEGKPLGDMNLAPLQKKLQELLNGKRYLLVLDDVWNEDQEKWANLRAVLKVGASGASVLTTTRLEKVGSIMGTLQSYELSNLSQEDCWLLFMQRAFGHQEEINPNLMAIGKEIVKKCGGVPLAAKTLGGILSFKREEREWEHVRDSEIWNLPQNESSILPALRLSYHHLPIDLRQCFVYCAVFPKDTEMKKETLIGFWMAHGFLLSKGNMELEDVGNEVWKELYLRSFFQEIEVISGETYFKMHDLIHDLATSLFSANTSSSNIREIRPKDYTHMMPIGFAKVVSSYSPSLLKQFVSLRVLNLSYLELEQLPSSIGDLIHLRYLNLSGNRMRSLPKQLCKLQNLQTLDLRNCQSLSCLPKQTSKLGSLRNLLIDHCYKLIPRTPRIPKYFLHRYCYKLTCMPPRIGSLTCLKTLDCFVVGRRKCSQLGELRNLNLYGSISIEHLERVKNDMDAKEANLSAKANLHSLSLSWDKYGPHRYESEEVKVLEALKPHPNILIFLEISGFIGFRLPDWINHSVLENVVSITIDGCKNCSCLPAFGELPCLESLNLHQGSMEVEYIEEDDVYSGRIRFPSLRKLSIADFFNLKGLVKKEGEEQFPVLEEMTIDNCPMFVFPTHSSVKKLNVRGDATGLSSISNLSTLTFLCISNNKEATSLPEEMFKSLANLEDLEIFNVKNLKELPNSLASLNALKHLEIQRCGALESLPEEGVKGLTSLTTLTISDCEMLKCLPDGLQHLTALTSLRVSRSPTLEKRCEKGIGEDWHKIAHIPNLYIK is encoded by the exons ATGGCTGAAGCTTTCATTCAAGTTGTGCTAGACAATCTCACTTCTTTCCTTAAAGGGGAACTTGTATTGCTTTTCGGTTTTGAAAATGAGTTCCAAAGGCTTTCAAGCATCTTCTCTACAATCCAAGCCGTCCTTGAAGATGCTCAGGAGAAGCAACTCAAGGACAAGCCACTAGAAAATTGGTTGCACAAACTCAATGCTGCTACATATGAAGTCGATGACATCTTGGATGAATATAAAACTAAGGCCACACGATTCTTGCAGTCTGAATATGGTCGTTATCATCCGAAAGCTATCCCGTTCCGTCATAAGGTCGGGAAAAGGATGGACCAAGTGATGAAAAAACTAGATGCAATTGCTGAGGAAAGAAAGAATTTTCATTTGCAAGAAAAGATTATAGAGAGACAAGCTGCTAGACGAGAAACAG GTTCTATATTAACTGAACAACAAGTTTATGGAAGGgacaaagaagaagatgagGTAGTGAAAATCCTGATAAACAATGTTAGTGATACCCAAGAACTTTCCGTCCTCCCAATACTTGGTATGGGGGGACTAGGAAAGACAACACTTGCCCAAATGGTCTTCAATAATCAGAGAGTGACAGAGCATTTCAAGCTAAAGATATGGGTTTGTGTCTCAGATGATTTTGATGAGAAGAGGTTGATTAAGGCAATTGTAGAATCTATTGAAGGAAAGCCCCTGGGTGACATGAACTTGGCTCCACTTCAAAAGAAGCTTCAGGAGTTGTTGAACGGAAAAAGATACTTGCTTGTCTTAGATGATGTTTGGAATGAAGATCAAGAGAAGTGGGCTAATTTAAGAGCAGTATTGAAGGTTGGAGCAAGTGGTGCTTCTGTTCTAACCACTACTCGTCTTGAAAAGGTTGGATCAATTATGGGAACTTTGCAATCATATGAATTGTCAAATCTGTCTCAAGAAGATTGTTGGTTGTTGTTCATGCAACGTGCATTTGGGCACCAAGAAGAAATAAATCCTAACCTTATGGCTATAGGAAAGGAGATTGTGAAAAAATGTGGTGGTGTGCCTCTAGCAGCCAAGACTCTTGGAGGTATTTTGAGCTtcaagagagaagaaagagaatgggAACATGTGAGAGATAGCGAGATTTGGAATTTACCTCAAAATGAAAGTTCTATTCTGCCTGCCCTGAGACTTAGTTATCATCATCTTCCAATTGATTTGAGACAATGCTTTGTGTATTGTGCGGTGTTCCCAAAGGACACcgaaatgaaaaaggaaactCTAATCGGTTTCTGGATGGCACACGGTTTTCTTTTATCAAAAGGAAACATGGAGCTAGAGGATGTGGGTAATGAAGTATGGAAAGAATTATACTTGAGGTCTTTCTTCCAAGAGATTGAAGTTATATCTGGTGAAACTTATTTCAAAATGCATGATCTCATTCATGATTTGGCTACATCTCTGTTTTCGGCAAACACATCAAGCAGCAATATCCGTGAAATAAGACCGAAAGATTATACACATATGATGCCCATTGGTTTTGCTAAAGTGGTGTCTTCTTACTCTCCTTCACTCTTGAAACAGTTTGTCTCGTTAAGGGTGCTTAATCTAAGTTACTTAGAACTTGAACAGTTACCTTCTTCCATTGGAGATCTTATACATTTAAGATACTTGAACCTGTCTGGCAATAGGATGCGTAGTCTTCCAAAGCAGTTATGCAAGCTTCAAAATCTGCAGACTCTTGATCTACGTAATTGCCAGTCACTTTCTTGTTTGCCAAAACAAACAAGTAAACTTGGTAGTCTCCGAAATCTTTTAATTGATCATTGTTATAAATTgattccccggaccccgcgcataccGAAATATTTTCTGCACCGTTATTGTTATAAATTGACTTGTATGCCACCAAGGATTGGATCCTTGACATGCCTTAAGACTCTAGATTGCTTTGTTGTGGGAAGGAGGAAATGTTCTCAACTTGGTGAACTACGAAATCTGAATCTCTATGGCTCAATTTCAATCGAACACCTTGAGAGAGTGAAGAATGATATGGATGCAAAAGAAGCCAATTTATCTGCCAAAGCAAATCTGCACTCTTTAAGCTTGAGTTGGGATAAATATGGACCACATAGATATGAATCAGAAGAAGTTAAAGTGCTTGAAGCCCTCAAACCACACCCCAATATTCTGATTTTTTTAGAGATCAGTGGCTTCATAGGATTCCGTCTCCCAGACTGGATTAATCACTCAGTTTTGGAAAATGTCGTATCTATTACAATTGATGGTTGCAAAAACTGCTCGTGCTTACCAGCCTTTGGTGAGCTGCCTTGTCTAGAAAGTCTAAATTTACACCAGGGGTCTATGGAGGTGGAGTATATTGAAGAGGATGATGTTTATTCTGGAAGAATAAGGTTTCCATCTCTGAGAAAACTTTCTATAGCCGATTTTTTTAATCTGAAAGGATTGGTGAAAAAGGAAGGAGAAGAGCAATTCCCTGTGCTTGAAGAGATGACGATTGATAACTGCCCTATGTTTGTTTTTCCGACCCATTCTTCTGTCAAGAAATTGAATGTTAGGGGGGATGCAACAGGTTTGAGCTCCATATCTAATCTTAGCACTCTTACTTTCCTCTGCATTAGCAATAACAAAGAAGCTACTTCACTCCCAGAAGAGATGTTCAAAAGCCTTGCAAATCTCGAAGACTTGGAAATCTTTAACGTCAAGAATCTCAAAGAGCTTCCTAACAGCCTGGCTAGTCTCAATGCTTTGAAGCATCTGGAAATTCAACGGTGTGGTGCACTAGAGAGTCTCCCCGAGGAAGGGGTGAAAGGTTTAACTTCACTCACGACGTTGACTATTTCTGACTGTGAGATGCTAAAATGTTTACCCGACGGATTGCAGCACCTAACAGCCCTCACAAGTTTAAGAGTTAGTCGCAGTCCAACACTAGAAAAGCGGTGTGAGAAGGGAATAGGAGAAGACTGGCACAAAATTGCTCACATTCCTAATCTGTATATAAAGTGA